Below is a genomic region from Prunus persica cultivar Lovell chromosome G3, Prunus_persica_NCBIv2, whole genome shotgun sequence.
aGAGCATAATGTGGGCAACAAAGTTAATTAGTTTCATACCTATTTCCTACGGTGAATTCCTTGTTTGCTGATGAGTGTTGATGCTTGGTAAAAATTTAATAGCTTGAGTTAATtctctgtatatatttttgtttggtttatgggaaaattaaaatttttttgttttggtttatcTTTGTAATTGTATTGTCTGAGATTTAAAGACAGTGTTTTACTGATAATGTAGTTCTATTCACAATCGTTACAAGGAGTCAATACATCAACTTAAATGGTGGAGGTGCAGGCATACTTTCGTATAGACAAAAATCTAAACAAAATACTCTAGTTGGTCACACCCTTGATAGATTATACACATCATAGTTGATAATAGTCGATTTCTTGGAATTTTTATGTACTTGCCATTTCCATTTTGTAGGTTGTCATCTGACAACCAAAGAAACACAATTGGTTTTGAAGGCCCATAAAGAATCTATGAATTTTTGAGTTGCAAGGTTATGCAAAACTGGAAACACTTGCAGCAGTAGTTCTTGCTGCTTTGTGGATTTTTTTACTAATCTAGTTCTTGCAGCTATGGGTTCAATTGCACTTTATCAGTTCTAACTATGTCATTATATGGATTATCTCCGCAAACTTTGTTGTGGTACTAGATTTATTGATATGGAATATATGTACTTTATATTCGTGACagaatatatgtattttaagTTTTGAAATTACTACCTTTCTTCTTTATATAGCAGTGAGTTGATAGAGTTTGTCAGATATTGCTTTCCAGAGATTCTTTTgaatctttttatttcaaataaCTTGTAAAATTTTCTCTGTCATTATTTGTGTTCCAATTCTGAGATTGGATCAATTGTTTCAATGTCCATATACTAGTTCTTTGTTGCAGAGGCAACTTCATGGTGTGCCTGTTGAAAGTCATCCAGAGTAACTCTAAAACTCTCTTCATACAGTTCACCCAACCTTAACTACCTATCCAAATCAAATGATGTGGCACTTAAAAACACCTTGAAGTTCTGCTTCACTATAGTTTATGGTGCGAGTTGATGAAACTccaaagtattattttaaatttataattttatccaaaaataaaagttttttGACTTAAAAACATAGCTTTTTCacaaaggaaagagaagagaagaatgatTACCAAGCTCACATAGATTCACATCATAATTGAGATGTCCATTCTCCATCAATTTCCTTGTAAGATGTTGAAGAATACCCAGATAACCTCTTTTGACAGGAAAGGTCTGTTGTGGAGAAGCCATGGAAGGTTTGGTGGAGGTAGATCTAGCTACAGAAGACCACGATTGCCGTAATACTTTGGAGCTCCCCATGGCCGAGAACTTTCTTCTCCTTGATAACCTTTTGCCTTGTAGCCATCTTTTTTAGATCCACTATTAACGTGCTACTTGAAGTGGTCTTCACTTTTGTTGGTATAGAGAACTTCCTCTTCACCTTTTGACAAGACCTGTCCCATTTACTTAGCCATAGCTCCTTGATTGGCAagcaaattttcaaattcaacaagTGATGGTTGAGTCAGCCATTCTTGTATAGCAACAACGAAGCCTCGGTATTCTAGTATCATACCAtggataattttatttatttattcttgacAGGAACCGCCTAGGACTCCTTGGAATCCGGGACGAATCCCGTGGTATTTCTGACATCATCTCGATGTCGGGCTCACTTACTAAAGACCAAGACTTTCTACTGAAATTTcagcagagtctcccctataaaatggacaatttccaaatttctcaACCTATTAAAACACAGTTTAAGTATATCCGAACAGGCAACATGCTTCATAAACGATTAAACAGTTAACAAAAGGTCACCGGCCTCACAAATCAAACCCTACAGGGCAATAACAGAACACTTCTAACAGAGTTCAGTttacaaatgaaaagaaagtttGACATAATAGAAAGGATTAAAAGTTCAACCTACGTAAGATTGGGATTCGGAAGCTCGCGACCTGGCAATGCTGCTCAGTTCAGTAAACTACTGGCTGgaggcgcaaaacagaaaagtgtgagtggacaaaaacaagTTTAGtttacatttgaaaacaacataatataacctCATCGTTTAGAAAACGATGCTGAAAACCATATGCATTCAAAACCGTCATaagcacatatatataaagtttaGTCAAACCCATAACTAAATCCGAAAACCCAACTAATTGCCCACCCTTTCCAAGTGTGATTTCTATGTTATGTATGGCCGTGCCTAAGGGCATATCAGTTAAAGTAGATTCTTCGGGCCATTGGATTCTCACCAATGTTTGCGTTACTCAAGCCGACATTCACGCTTTCGCTTCATCCACCGCCGCTCGCGCGAGCGCTTCCCTCTAGGCGGAACGCTCCCCTACCGATGCATTTTTACATCCCACAGCTTTGGCAGATCGCTTAGGTTCATCCCTGTAATAATCAGATGAACTAAGTTGTAGACATGAAAGCATAAGAACTCAACGGGACCTACCCCCTCGAATCAGCTACATGGACCCCTTCCTTTCTGTTGTTGCCAGCGCTTTCCCGGGCCGAgccagaatttttttttttaagggcaGGGAAAGCCCGAAGGCTGTTATCCCAATAGGCCAGCGGGCGGAAAGAGGAGAGGGCACGGCAATCATACTACTGCGGTCAAAAAAGCGTGTTCCCCTCAGATAATTAGAAATTGAGagcaaattgaagaaatgaCCTTAAATCTTTGTGTACTGACCCCGAATCGAATTGTTTGGGATTCGAAAGGGCTCTTGGTCACAAAAAGGAATCTacccttttttcttccaaaaccTTTCTTTTTTCGGTACGCCGCTCCGCGAGCAAGGAGTGCCGCACACGAGCGGAGCGAAAACAAAGCAAGAGAAATCCTTTGATTGCGTATTGAATATAGATCCATGTCTTTCTTGTTCCACTAGCTAGGACCAAATTATCACATGTCCGTTTTAGATATCATTATGGGAGAAGTTGATCGTTGAAATGATAATTGATACACCAGAAGTACAAGATATTGATTCTTTTTCTAGATTAGAGTTTTCAAAAGAGGTTTATGGAATTATATGGGTGCTTATTCCTATTTTGATTCTTGAATTGGGAATCACAATAGGCGTACTGGTAATTGTATGGTTAGAAAGAGAAATATCTGCAAGGGTACAACAACGTATTGGACCTGAATATGCCGGCCCTTTGGGAATTCTTCAAGCTCTAGCAGATAGGGCAAAACTAGTTTTCAAAGAAAATCTTCTTCCATCTAGGGGGGACACCCGTTTATTCAGTATCGGGCCATCCATAGCAGTCATATCAATTTTAGTAAGCTATTCAGTAGCTCCTTTTGGCTATCACCTTGTTTTAGCGGATCTCAATATTGGCCTAAGTTAATTTTTAGGAAATATTGAATCAGACCATTTGCACTTACTTCAACAAAGGAAGCGTGGGCCTCTTCAAtagaagaattttttttgccttggtCCCAGTTCAACATTAAACAGGTCTGAACTAATTGAATACTTGTGCCAGAAATTCCTCTTCCCTCCCTCCCCctcccaaaaaaatttacttatCTTATTATTAATCAAGAATTTCACATATAGCTAGAACAACCCTCACAAATTGCAAATACTAATTTGGCCCAATCTTTTACTAAAAGGATTGAGCCGAATACAATAAAAAGATCTTATTGTATCAATCAAATACTAATATCTCTATGCAATGATTCGTTCTAACAAATTCGTCCATTTAAATTGATTGTACCTATCCATGCGAGATAATAAAAATGGAAGATTAAGGGGGGGTAGGGGGTCGAACTAGGTGTATGGAATCTAATCGCTATAAGACAACTCTTGTCGGGGGTAGAACTCTTGCTTACAGGCTCCCTAAAACCAAGAGACGAGATAGAAGATGCATAAGATGCAGAGGATAcccttttccaaaaaaaaaaatcaacacacCAAGCACTACGCTTAGATTTATTGGATTTGTTGCTAAAATATCGGTATTAAACCCGAAACTCCCGGTGGATGGCCAATAACccaaggaaaggaaagaatcggttacatttttcatattagtTCCCAACCGTGGGTCGAATGGAATCCTATACATAAATCAGTTAATAAAAGCTTGGGATTTTAAGGGGGCCGGCTTACGGGCCAGGCGTCTCTCTGACTTGATAACTAGTATCGCCTCCCCGCCCAGCTCTATCAGCAAgccctttcttttgcaataCTTAATAGGGTCTCTCATGGCCCAATTATTATCACAGCGTTCTATCCCTTTTCTCGATACCGATAGATCCTATACATATTCCTCTCATTCCATCAACTAATCTTAGTCTTGAATCCCGTTGAAGGGGGGagatttataaatattttttatgtattcTTCTAATACcatatattttattactttatattttactcttttattttaaaaaatgaaacttcATAAATCAACCCATCCAAACTTTTCTATACAATTCCCAAACTAAACTTTCGAAATGTGTGCCCGCTGGCACCACAAGCAAGGAAGTATCCTCATTGAGAAACAAGAACGAATGAAtagatatatatgtatatatgtatacatatgtacatatatataaatatgacatcacctagttgtaccaaggaaacaatccaatcgggtattgtttgactagtccaCATGGAAGAATCGTCAATTGACCGTGTGGCTAGAGAACAAGCCGTCCAACCGAGTGACTAACTCTACTAGCACGTACAGCCGAATCCTCGAGACTCGTCCACCTGTGACAAGTCCTACACTCGCAGACTACCCCGTTATCTCAATAATCCAATTCCATTCCATAATTTTCGTAAccggggaggtacatagggtagtgcgtatagcacttcaacTGACATACTAAAACCGACTTTCTTTCCAAAATCTCACATCAACACCCCACGTACCCTACACATAACCAAACATATATAGCAATTCtcgaaaatattatatatcaacTTAAGATACTTGCAATACGccaaaacccaaatatatttccaaaaatatatagaaataTCAAGTTcaacaattaataaaaaataataaactcattAAATAAGACATGCATAGTTTTCCATCATAAAATCAACACTTACTATTGGAAAACAACGTCCACTCACAACTAGTCCCACACTGCTTGACCCTGAGAGGATCCCTCCTACTGTGTACGCGTGGTCGGAGTACCTATTTCAGAATACGAGTATGAAATTAACATAAAACGCTTCGAACAGtaactttaaattaaaaatcctAGTTTCCTGGGTTTCAAGTAAGTACATGAGGAATGAGACATTCCTAAAGTCCAACTACATGTTTCGGATCATGGGATAGCCTCGGAAGACGCTCGGTCAACTGGGCGGTCAAACTTTCCAAATTGGGTCAACCGGGACCATGGGACCCACGACCTCCTTTTTACGATCCGGAAGTTCCTATGGGTTTAACAAGGTTTAGAATACAtatcctgcaagtttggtccggaTCGAACGGTCGGATTGCTCGCGATCGTACGATCGAACGGTTATCATTTAACgtaaactttaagttattgaattgGAACATCCGATGCTCCAATTCACGATCCGCAAAATCTTACACGATCATAGGAatgcctagatcaacatatattaaatttgagttGATTCAGAAACAACTGTCTGGCTTGAGGGATAGGCAGAACAAGCTTGGGGCTGGGCTGGGTACCAAGGTCAAAACAACTTTCCTTGTGCAGAATATGGTCTCAGCATCTAGGCCAACTCTGGAGATTGCAGACGCCTCTATCCATCAAGAGATGCTCCTCCAACAGGAAATTTCTACCAAGAAGACCGGATTGCAAGAAACTCTTAGGAAACTAGGGCTTTGATCttttaatgaaaatgtaataaaacttagtcatgaaaaatgactatatttattgaaaaatcCTGATTATTTTGGTACTTTgcgtttttgttttcttcacaattaaacaaaagaaagtagaaagaaaacacacaaatCATAAAATTTTTGTACAACTTAAACAACAATTCCATCCTTTTCTCATTTGATTCCAGGGTCTGTTTGCACTGCTTGTGAATCCCACATGGTTGGATAGAATTTCTTCAACCATTTGCCATTGATTGGTGTAGCATGGATGTCTCTATCTTGGTCCTGTAACCTATATGCCCCCAATCCAAGGACTTGCTTAATTATGAAAGGACCTTCCCATGTGGATGACCATTTTCCATAACCAGCTACATGTGTTCCAAGGGGCAGAACTGCTTTCTAGACgatttctccttcttcaaaactcttgtttcTAACTCTTTTGTTATAGGCCCTTGCCACAGCCTGTTTCCCTGCTAAGAGTTAGTTGAGGGTATCAATTCTAGTTCTAGCAGCATTGCTTGAGAGTAGTCTTCTCCAACCACATTGTGTTGCTGAGTAATTTTGAGAGATTGGACTGCTATTTCCATAGGTAGAACTACATCATGGCCATAGGTTAGAGTATATGGGGTCATACCAGTTGCATCAATCTTTGAAGTTCTATATGCCCAGAGAGTTTCTGATAATTTCTCATGTCATTGCTTTAGATTTTTCTCAAGCATTTTCTTGATAATGTTGATGATtaccttgttacttgattctacttgtccattagcttgagcataaTAAGGAGTGGATTGAAGTAGTTTGGACTTAAATGCTTCTACCATATCTAGCATTTCTCCAAGTATGAAAGAAGATCCCCTGTCAATTGTGATTGACTCTGGAATGCCAAATCTGTGTATAATCTGTTCTTTAATGAAAGTGATGATCTCTTAAGATGTAGTGGATTTAATAGGTTTGGCTTCTACCTATTTGGTGAAATAGTCTGTAGCTACAATGATGAAACAGTGTTGTTTGCTACTGACTGGATAGATtttgccaatgagatccattgcccatcctCTGAATGGTCATGGCTTAACCACTGGATTCATGGAAACTGAGGGAGCTTGCTGGATTGGTCCATGTCTTTGGCAAGCCTCACATCCTTTGGAATATTCAATGCAATCTTTCATCATAgttggccagaagtagccataccttctaattaaccagcacatcttccttccaccttgatgAGCTCCACAGATTCCTTCATGGACTTCTCCTATGACCTTCATGTATTCTTCTCTTCCTAAGCATCTCAAAGTAGCTTATCCTTGCTTTTTTGGACCAACTCTTCATTCCACATGAAATCATTTAAAGCCATGATTCTCACCCTTTTCTCGGATGGGAGGGCTGGATATTGCAGACAATTAATCAGGAGTAGTCTCTAGTCTCCCTCACTCATCATTGCAGAATTGACATCTATCTCCATCCCCTTGGTCAGAACCGATGGCAGACTTTTCTTTCCTACCTTGATCATTCTCTATACACAGTCTTCAGGCATCTGTACTCCTGTTGCTATCTGGGCCATCTCATTGGCTACAAGGTTTTCTTCCATTGGAACATGTTCCCAAGTGGCTTCCCTGAATTCTACCAGGAGATTTCTGGCTGCCACTAAATAGACAACTAAGGAGAGACTCAAACACTTGTATTCTTCAGCAATTTGTTTTAATACGAGTGTGGAATCTCCCAAAATTTCGACATACTGAACTCCAAATTCTACCAACATTTCAAGACCTATGATCAAAGCTTCATATTATGCTATATTGTTGATGCACTAGAAGTGTAGCTGGAATGAATAAGAGTGTTTGATTCCTAGTAGATCTTCTAAAACAATTCCTGCCCCAGAGGCTAAATTGGTTTTAGATCTGCCAAAATAGGGCTTCTAGGGGGTGAGATGGACTAAATAAATGGGATTATTGAGACAGGTGTGAGCTCTGGTTAATAGATCTGCATTGACTATGTCCATGGAATccatattttcaatttcttctcctgGATGATCTGCCAGGAAATCTGCAACAACTTGTcctttgatgaattttttaggAACATATCTGAAGGCAAATTCTGACAGGGCCAGAGTCCGCTTACCAATTCTCCCCCTCAACATTGGTCTTGTTAGCATGTACTTAATTAAATCTGTTTTGGCAATGATGTAGGTGGTGAAAGGTAGCTTGTAATGTCTGAGTTTTATAGCAGTAAAGTATAAAGCCAAACAAAGTCTCTCAATTGCAGAATATTTCCTTTCTACTTCTGTCAGAGTTCTGCTCAGGTAATAGACTGCCtgttcctttccttccttGTTATCTTGGACTAAAAGACTCCCAATGGATACTTCTGAGGCAGAAACATATAACTTGAGTGGTCTGCCTCTCTTTGGTGGGGACAGAACTGGTAGATTTGAGAGGTAGTGTTTGATTTCCTCAAAAGGCTGTTGGTACTATTTTTCCCATTTAAATGTCTATTTCTGCTTTAATCTTAACAAGGAAGAGAAAGACTGGATTTTTTCCTGTataattggatatgaatcttCTTAGAAAGTTTATCTTTCCTACGAGACTCTGCAATTCTTTCTTGTTCCGAAATGGCAAAGCTTCCATgatagattttgctttgttCTTGTCGATTTCTATTCCTCTTTGGGGAACCAAGAAACCTAAGAAATTGCCAGCTTGAACTCCAAAAACGCATTTCTTGGGATTCATTTTCAACTTGTGTTGTCTCATTCTTAGGAATGCTTGCTTTAAATTGGATACATGGTCTCCTTTTTCTGGAGACTTGATCACCACATCATCTATATAGACCTCTACAGAATGACCTATCTTGTCATGGAAAACAGAATTCATAGCTCTTTGATAAGTGGCACCTGCATTTCTTAAGCCAAAAGACATTACAATGTATTCAAAAGCGCCTATATGCCCTGGACACATGAAGGCTGTCTTGCGGATGTCTTCTTCTGCCACCATTATCTGATTGTACCCTGCATTGCCATCTATGAATGATAGCATTTGATTGTGAGCAGCTCCATCCACCAGCATGTCTATCATAGGCATTGGATACTTATCTTTGGGAGATGCTTCATTTAGATTCTGTAGTCCACACATATTCTGACTGCCCATGTTTTCTTCTTAAGGACTGGTACAATATTGGACAACCAGTCAGCATAAATGGCTGGTCTGATGAAACCTGCTTTAACTAGTCTTTTTATCTCTTCTTTCACTTTTAGTTCTGCCTCCATAGACATCCTTCTTCTGGCCTGCTTGACTGGTAGGTAACCTTCTTTTATTGGTAATTTGTGCTCCACCAATCCTCTATCCAGTCCAAGCATTTCATGATAATGCCATGCAAAACAGTCTTTAAAATCATGCATAAGTGCAATGATTTCATCCTTCAATGATTCTTCTAGTAATATGCTTATACAAAGGATCCTCTACTTCTGGCAGAAAGTCATCCAGTGCTGCTAGTGCAAATTCCAATTCTTCCACTTGCAGATTTCCTTCATGTTCTTCTATACTCTCATGCATGAATTCTTCCTAATATACCAACAATCTATTTGTAatggatcggattgttgcaACTGGATCCCTTTCTTGCTGGTTTGAGCTAAACATCAAAGCTCTAGAGGTTGAGAATGCAGGGCCTATTCCAGTCCCTAGAGAACTAGCCAGACCTTCTTCAATGAGTTTCTGGGCCGTGACACCATGGGGACAGCCATTCTGGTTGACTCCAAAGAAAGTGAAAGGACCaaggtcatcatgataatacctaGCCTCAAAACATAATGCAGATGGTAGGAATGGCCGTGGGTCGGCCTCCACTATTTCCATAAAACCTTCTTCATGCTAGAGGGCCAACTGTTGGTGTAGAGTTGAAAGAATACATAGGCTCTGGTGGATCCAATCTCTGCCAAGCAATGTATTGTAAGTGGTAGAAGTGGTGTCTACCACAAAAAGGACAACCTTCAGCTTCTTGGTTCCTACTATGACATCCACGTCTAGTATTCCATGAGTCTTAGTGATGCCCCCAGCGAAGTTGGTGACTGTTAGGCACATTGAAATTAGATCATTCTTTGTTCTGTCCATTTTACCCAGCAATCTGTGAGGTAGAAGATTAATGGATGCACCTCTATCTGTGAGGATAGGAACACCCCCAAAGTTTGCTGTTATGAATAAAGGTCTAAGATGATTGGTCATTTCCTTCGTAGGTTTAGGAAAGCATAGCTCTTCTGCAGCCAATTTCATGGCAGTTCTGCCTATCTCGGCAGCAGGTATTTGTTGTTCTAGGGCCTCTCTTGCTTCTGCCAATTTGCACTCGAAAGCCTCTTGGGAAAGCACATCTCCTTCCAAAGTGCTTTCTTGTCCTTCTACTGCCCTGAACTTTTCTGACAAGATGAACACCATATTAATGTCTACATCACCTTGTTACAGGCTTTCTAATTCTGCACCGAAAGCCACAGTTTCTTCATCTAGTTCTCCATCGTACCCCATCTGTTCTTCTCCATATTCTTCTGTCCAGTCTTCTTGCTCACCTGTTTCGAGGAGTCCAGTCTGGTCGTCGGCAGATGGTTCGTAATCCAATTGTTCCTcttcatattcttcaatcCAACCTTCTTGTCTTACTACTGGAGTAGGTCTGGATTGACTGTGTGATTGTGAGGGTTCTGACTGATTGATGAAGGTGAGGTTGGATGGATAGCAGGCTTGCTCGAAACCTCTGTCTTTGTCAGCTCCTTTAGTTGATATGTCGTCTGTTCTGCCTGAGAATCTACTTCTagatttttcccttttttggcAGAACTGACATCCGGAAGCACCTGTGTATTATCCTTGTTTTTAGGAAGGTTGCAGTATTGCCTCTGAACTCTCCTTTTCTGTGTTCTGGTTAGCTCCAAAGTTGGTCTACCGCTCTTTCCAATAGAATACCATCTGCCTTCTATAATAGTTGTCAAGGGCTTATATTTCTAGGCATCTTAACTGGTATCTCCTTCTTTGGCTGCTCTGtcatttttctgtttcatTGGGCAGGCCTTTAATAAGCCTTCCGCTGGCTATACCTCTAGATGGAGCCGGAACTGGGCTTTGTTGGTATGATGCTCCAATCCTGTCAAAAACACTAGTTGTGGGCTGACTCTGCCCATCCAAAGTTACCTCCAACTCACTTTTGCATTTGCACTTGTTGCACAGAACTACCCCTGCGGAAATGGTTGCTTTTAGTCTCTGATTAACCTCTCTTGTGACTCTTCTGCCCATGTTGGGGTTAGCTTCTGCTGTTAGTTTGCCTCTCTTATGTTCTGGCCAATTGAAGTTGACCATGTTGACTTGAGGTTGGGGAAAGGGTCTGTTGTTACTGAGGGAGGTTTCTCAGCTAGTTTCAGCCTTCTTGCTGTTATTCCCTCTTGTATGACATCCCTGAAAAGAACACAGCTATTGGTGGAGTGattccaagagttgtgccatCTGCAATACTATCTTCCCTTGAGTTCCTCTGGCAAGGCAACCTGTGAGGTGTCTCTATTGCCTTCTGTAATAGCATCTCATCAAACAAAGCATCAACCTTGGTTAAATCGAAGGAATAAACTTTATTCTGTGATGGTTTGTTTGGAACAAACCCTCCTGTAAATGATGGTGGCTTCTGGTCCTTTGGTGGCTTTGTTAGAGCCTTGCAACTGATGAGATGTTTTAATTTCGCCATTTCCGGCACTGCATCTTCCCTTTCCTCCAAG
It encodes:
- the LOC109948091 gene encoding uncharacterized protein LOC109948091, whose translation is MIIDTPEVQDIDSFSRLEFSKEVYGIIWVLIPILILELGITIGVLVIVWLEREISARVQQRIGPEYAGPLGILQALADRAKLVFKENLLPSRGDTRLFSIGPSIAVISILVSYSVAPFGYHLVLADLNIGLS